A part of Rhinolophus ferrumequinum isolate MPI-CBG mRhiFer1 chromosome 11, mRhiFer1_v1.p, whole genome shotgun sequence genomic DNA contains:
- the CWC15 gene encoding spliceosome-associated protein CWC15 homolog, producing the protein MTTAARPTFEPARGGRGKGEGDLSQLSKQYSSRDLPSHTKIKYRQTTQDAPEEVRNRDFRRELEERERAAAREKNRDRPTREHTTSSSVSKKPRLDQIPAANLDADDPLTDEEDEDEDFEEESDDDDTAALLAELEKIKKERAEEQARKEQEQKAEEERIRMENILSGNPLLNLTGPSQPQANFKVKRRWDDDVVFKNCAKGVDDQKKDKRFVNDTLRSEFHKKFMEKYIK; encoded by the exons ATGACAACAGCAGCTAGGCCAACTTTTGAACCTGCAAGAggtggaagaggaaaaggagaaggtgaTTTGAGCCAACTCTCAAAGCAATATTCAAGTAGAGACCTACCTTCTCACACAAAGATAAAATACAG ACAGACCACTCAGGATGCCCCTGAAGAGGTTCGGAACCGTGACTTCAGGCGAGAgttggaagagagggagagagctgctgcaagagaaaaaaatagagatcGTCCAACCCGAG aacatACAACCTCCTCTTCTGTGTCAAAGAAGCCTCGGTTAGACCAGATTCCCGCTGCCAACCTCGATGCAGATGATCCTCTAACAGAT gaggaagatgaagatgaagatttTGAAGAGGAGAGTGATGATGACGATACTGCAGCTCTTCTTGcagaactggaaaaaattaaaaaagaaagagctgaAGAGCAAGCCAGGAAg GAACAAGAACAAAAAGCTGAAGAAGAAAGGATTCGTATGGAAAACATTCTGAGTGGAAACCCTCTCCTTAATCTCACTGGCCCATCCCAGCCTCAGGCCAACTTCAAAGTTAAAAGAAG gtgGGATGATGATGTTGTTTTCAAGAACTGTGCAAAAGGTGTAGATGAtcagaagaaagacaaaagattTGTAAATGATACGCTGCGATCTGAATTTCACAAAAAGTTCATGGAGAAATATATTAAGTAG